In Paenibacillus segetis, a single genomic region encodes these proteins:
- a CDS encoding cold-shock protein — protein MNYRKKTLEEIPEENTPVWSCSSEDCNGWMRDNFAFDYTPVCPLCSSEMVKGTKMLPQLVNTNTDPKSLPKGVKIDQ, from the coding sequence ATGAATTACCGTAAAAAAACGTTAGAAGAAATTCCTGAGGAGAATACACCGGTTTGGTCTTGTAGCAGTGAGGATTGTAACGGATGGATGAGGGATAATTTTGCGTTTGATTACACTCCGGTATGTCCTCTGTGTTCCTCTGAAATGGTGAAGGGAACGAAAATGCTCCCCCAACTTGTGAATACAAATACCGATCCTAAATCGTTACCAAAAGGTGTAAAGATCGATCAATGA